The Leguminivora glycinivorella isolate SPB_JAAS2020 chromosome 17, LegGlyc_1.1, whole genome shotgun sequence genome has a window encoding:
- the LOC125235654 gene encoding uncharacterized protein LOC125235654: MIVQIVFIDDCPTHDSCHPFALINCYAYSVTGLIYTLGMIALNAWFFHGIKKKKPSVVLSWLIVYSMWLVLAFVIMIILIWLHGAEVNNSVQAICALVFGLLAIAILVYGVLVIFGFWKELKETKHGQTANT; this comes from the exons ATGATAGTACAAATCGTATTCATCGATGATTGCCCCACCCATGACTCTTGCCACCCTTTCGCCCTGATCAACTGCTACGCTTATAGCGTCACTGGCTTAATTTACACTCTTGGCATGATTGCTTTGAATGCGTGGTTCTTTCACGGAATTAAAAAG AAAAAACCATCAGTGGTCCTGAGCTGGCTCATAGTTTATTCGATGTGGTTGGTCCTGGCCTTCGTTATAATGATCATATTAATATGGCTGCACGGGGCTGAAGTCAATAATTCTGTTCAGGCCATCTGTGCCTTAGTGTTTGGACTTCTTGCTATTG CTATACTCGTGTACGGCGTATTGGTGATCTTTGGATTTTGGAAGGAGTTGAAAGAGACGAAACATGGGCAAACAGCGAATACATAA